A part of Cryptococcus neoformans var. grubii H99 chromosome 6, complete sequence genomic DNA contains:
- a CDS encoding CMGC/MAPK protein kinase — protein sequence MTIDQSQINFNVPSTYKLEEIVGEGAYGLVVAGTHLPSGTRVAIKRITPFDHTMFCQRTLREIKLLRHFRHENIISILDLIQPESYEVFNEVYLVQELMETDLHRVIRSQELSDDHCQYFVYQTLRGLKALHSADVLHRDLKPSNLLLNANCDLKICDFGLARSSAKPPPGASDGGQGFMTEYVATRWYRAPEVMLSFQEYTKAIDLWSVGCILAEMINGKPLFPGRDYHHQLSLILQVLGTPTMDDFNEITSQRSKDYLRALEFTRRQDFSAICPKAKPAAVDLLKRTLTFSPSKRITVEEALTHPYVEAYHDPHDEPTAESLKPGFFDFEFHQEKLSRDQWKRMIYDEVQDPVPTILSQWTTSH from the exons ATGACAATCGACCAAAGCCAAATCAACTTCAATGTTCCTTCTACTTATAAGCTCGAAGAGATCGTGGGTGAAGGTGCATATGGTCTCGTAGT AGCTGGTACGCATCTTCCCTCTGGGACTCGAGTCGCTATCAAGCGTATCACGCCTTTTGACCATACCATGTTCTGCCAACGAACGTTGAGAGAGATCAAGCTTCTTAGGCATTTTCG TCACGAAAATATCATCTCCATTCTTGACCTAATTCAACCCGAAAGTTATGAGGTGTTCAACGAAGTCTATCTCGTCCAG GAACTTATGGAGACTGATTT GCACCGAGTGATCAGAAGTCAGGAACTATCAGATGATCACTGCCAATACTTTGTCTATCAA ACTCTTCGGGGTCTGAAAGCCCTCCATTCCGCCGACGTCCTTCACCGTGACCTCAAGCCCTCAAACCTTCTGTTAAACGCCAACTGCGACCTCAAA ATCTGCGATTTCGGTCTTGCCCGATCATCTGCCAAGCCTCCACCTGGTGCATCAGACGGAGGACAGGGATTCATGACGGAATATGTCGCTACAAGGTGGTATCGAGCGCCTGAAGTCATGTTGT CATTCCAAGAATATACCAAGGCTATCGATTTGTGGAGTGTAGGATGCATCCTTGCTGAAATGA TCAATGGCAAGCCGTTATTCCCTGGGAGAGATTACCACCACC AATTATCTTTGATCTTACAAGTGCTCGGTACCCCTACT ATGGACGACTTCAACGAGATCACCTCCCAACGATCAAAGGATTACCTT CGAGCACTAGAGTTTACCCGTCGTCAAGATTTTTCGGCCATTTGCCCTAAGGCAAAGCCTGCGGCGGTTGATCTTTTAAAGCGAACCCTCAC TTTTTCCCCATCCAAGAGGATAACAGTGGAAGAAGCGTTGACGCACCCTTACGTCGAG GCTTATCACGACCCACACGACGAACCTACTGCTGAGTCCCTCAAACCCGGATTCTTTGACTTTGAGTTCCACCAGGAGAAATTGAGTAGAGATCAATGGAAAC GAATGATTTACGATGAGGTGCAAGATCCAGTAcccaccatcctctctcaATGGACGACAAGCCATTAA
- a CDS encoding translation initiation factor 3 subunit H produces MTSMAAALAASLPAAISRQATPQPAAQQPSKVPQRLEGVVDVEAAREVENVSLSSLVFLKMMKHSTDSLPAPPASVLQQDRNPPPPTELSSHVDALGVLLGLDLDGVMEVEDCYALPGGETSLGPNSYSARLLSRLGTVSTPDSPVGIYLSTHNGGFATRVSIELLSAVEKAAGRGKAILVIHDASRSNGGDLSVKAYRLADGAREAAKLGRWDGQVLTEQGITASTLLTSIPITVSSPSLVNAFISTLNTPSPSETSVPSLTNPSVPLPPSFAPLINPLPGSLTTYLQNTLDALTLHSHEANNIAFLTRQIAREKTKHEQAIKDREEENARRRKMGLSEFPSIPEEIRGGTKEPSRLEMVCLGGTVEGIAKGMAAEAGKGLVRAYL; encoded by the exons ATGACTTCTATGGCTGCCGCTCTTGCGGCTTCTCTCCCCGCCGCCATCTCCAGACAAGCTACCCCCCAGCCCGCTGCCCAGCAACCCTCAAAAGTCCCACAACGGCTTGAAGGCGTCGTCGATGTGGAGGCCGCCAGGGAAGTCGAGAACGTCTCACTTAGCTCTCTC GTCTTCCTCAAAATGATGAAGCACTCTACCGACTCTTTGCCCGCTCCTCCCGCTTCTGTTCTTCAGCAAGATAGGAACCCACCTCCCCCTACCGAACTTTCTTCTCATGTAGACGCGCTTGGTGTTCTGTTGGGCTTGGATTTGGATGGTGTgatggaggttgaggacTGTTATGCGTTGCCCGGCGGAGAGACTAGCTTGGGTc CCAACTCTTATTCTGCCAGACTTTTGAGCCGACTCGGTACCGTCTCCACCCCCGATTCCCCTGTTGGCATCTACCTCTCCACCCACAATGGTGGTTTCGCGACCCGAGTGTCTATCGAGCTTCTTTCTGCCGTCGAAAAGGCTGCTGGGCGAGGCAAGGCGATTCTCGTCATCCACGATGCCTCTCGGTCAAATGGCGGCGACTTGAGCGTCAAGGCGTACAGGCTTGCAGACGGTGCGCGCGAAGCTGCCAAGTTGGGCCGATGGGACGGTCAGGTCCTCACAGAACAAGGGATCACTGCCTCCACCTTGCTCACTTCGATCCCCATCACCGTTTCTTCCCCCTCACTCGTCAACGCAttcatctccaccctcaacactccttccccatctgAGACCTCTGTTCCCTCACTCACCAACCCCTCTGTGcccctccctccttcctttgctCCCCTGATCAACCCCCTCCCTGGATCACTCACCACCTACCTCCAAAACACACTCGACGCGCTTACCCTGCACTCTCACGAAGCCAACAATATCGCCTTCCTCACCCGTCAGATCGCCCGAGAAAAGACAAAGCATGAGCAGGCGATCAAGGATCgcgaagaggagaatgCGAGGCGAAGGAAAATGGGTCTCAGCGAGTTCCCTAGTATACCAGAGGAGATTCGAGGTGGGACAAAGGAACCGAGTAGGCTGGAGATGGTGTGTCTCGGAGGGACGGTGGAAGGGATCGCCAAGGGGATGGCGGCGGAGGCTGGTAAGGGTTTGGTGAGAGCGTATCTGTAA
- a CDS encoding 3,4-dihydroxy-2-butanone-4-phosphate synthase, with the protein MSRPTQVSNPPTTPPTPFQFDPVPDAIEAIKRGEFVVVMDDESRENEGDVVCAASAVTTEGMAWMIKWTSGYICLSLPPSRLKALQLPPSLPPSGVSQDPKGTAYHLTVDSAPGRHPVSTGISAHDRAYTARLLADPNSDESDFTRPGHMVTLRYAVGGVRKRRGHTECATDLCYLAGLPPAGLLCELVNPYDPAGSMARRDDCWRFAKEWGLKIISVEGLAEYVLKEGKQLVPEAEAKA; encoded by the exons ATGTCTCGTCCGACCCAAGTATCCAACCCGCCCACTACCCCTCCCACTCCCTTCCAGTTTGACCCTGTGCCCGATGCTATCGAAGCGATCAAGCGCGGAGAGTTTGTAGTCGTCATGGACGACGAAAGCCGTGAAAACGAAGGAGACGTCGTTTGTGCTGCTTCAGCTGTCACTACAGAAGGTATGGCATGGATGATCAAGTGGACAAG CGGCTACATCTGCCTCtcacttcctccttctcgactGAAAGCCCTTCAacttcctccctctctccctccttccgGCGTATCCCAAGACCCCAAGGGAACAGCGTACCATCTCACTGTCGACTCGGCTCCTGGACGTCATCCCGTTTCCACCGGTATCTCCGCCCACGATCGAGCTTACACCGCCCGGTTGCTCGCGGATCCCAACAGCGATGAGAGCGATTTTACAAGGCCGGGACATATGGTTACATTGAGGTATGCAGTAGGTggagtgaggaagaggaggggacATACAGAGTGTGCGACAG ATCTCTGCTACCTCGCCGGCCTCCCACCTGCTGGCCTCTTATGTGAGCTCGTCAACCCCTATGACCCTGCAGGATCCATGGCAAGACGGGATGATTGCTGGAGATTTGCAAAGGAATGGGGATTGAAGATTATCAGCGTGGAAGGGTTGGCAGAGTATGTGTTGAAGGAGGGTAAGCAGTTGGTGCCCGAAGCTGAGGCCAAGGCATAA
- a CDS encoding cardiolipin-specific phospholipase, translated as MASVSLPPSSSSTPPPPASRNIPKDFRSSLSAWWSTSSYRETRVAEERLLRRLAMYEPAPAAAPPPPATGPEGMQQQAAGKSWFAFGRSSNSTSTTSLPNQTHTAEDAEPRPLRVAPSSAASGLVATLRNVFIPTPSPADAPAHPADPRGLSPSSSAASAHEEKKSHHHKSKHGKKDENKLGDYINTLEISTPANQDSKEAVVVLHGYAAALGFFFRNWESIATSSAATARRTFFLDWLGMGLSSRPSPSLFSSPSSAPIPSRVARAEHFFLASLENWRERVGVEKMVLVGHSLGGYLASAYAVRYPERVSGLVLVSPAGIPHGPEYVRYPLSAELSSQTQTQMGSQSQRLRREGSETSQELEEAVDAAEMELGTGPGGDGSGGKQGAKGEAKEWEKRRETSVVRRGMMKFFVWGWERGLSPFSILRTAGPLGPLWVGKYSSRRFAKQTEEDVRDLHAYIYGTSVMKGSGEYCISHILAPGAYARIPILDRIDRLKIPVTFMYGDNDWMDVQGGRDSATALAKAGNSNCSVHVVPEAGHHLYLDNPEVSNRLLDEAIRAVPKAF; from the exons ATGGCCTCCGTCTCGCTCCCcccctcgtcctcctctacccctccccctccgGCCTCGCGAAACATCCCCAAAGACTTCCGGTCCTCCCTCTCCGCATGGTGGTCCACATCCTCCTACAGGGAGACCCGTGTCGCCGAGGAAAGGCTGCTCAGACGACTCGCCATGTACGAGCCCGCTCCGGCCGCAGCTCCGCCCCCGCCAGCTACGGGTCCGGAAGGCATGCAGCAACAGGCAGCAGGTAAATCGTGGTTTGCTTTCGGCAGGAGCAGTAACAGCACAAGCACGACCAGTCTTCCAAACCAAACGCACACTGCGGAGGACGCCGAGCCTCGGCCGCTGCGAGTCGCCCCAAGCTCTGCCGCTTCAGGCCTAGTGGCCACTCTCCGAAACGTATTCATCCCCACTCCCAGCCCCGCCGATGCCCCCGCCCACCCCGCCGACCCCCGCGGCCTTTCGCCTAGTAGCAGTGCGGCGTCTGCTCacgaagaaaagaaatcCCACCACCACAAATCGAAACACggcaagaaggacgagaaCAAGCTCGGAGACTATATCAACACCTTGGAAATCAGTACGCCAGCGAACCAGGATTCCAAAGAAGCTGTCGTCGTCTTGCACGGATACGCTGCTGCTCTCGG cttcttcttccgtaACTGGGAATCCATCGCCACCTCGTCCGCCGCCACCGCCCGCCGTacattcttcctcgacTGGCTCGGCATGGGCCTCTCCTCCCGcccatccccttccctcttctcttccccctccaGCGCCCCCATCCCATCCCGCGTCGCCCGCGCCGAACACTTTTTCCTCGCCAGCTTGGAAAACTGGCGAGAACGTGTGGGCGTCGAGAAAATGGTCCTTGTCGGCCATTCATTGGGCGGATATCTGGCGAGTGCTTATGCGGTGCGGTACCCCGAACGAGTCTCTGGTTTGGTCCTCGTTTCGCCTGCGGGGATACCGCATGGACCAGAGTATGTCCGGTACCCGTTATCTGCCGAATTGTCCTCCCAGACCCAGACCCAGATGGGATCGCAATCTCAAAGACTcaggagggaaggaagcgaGACGAGCCAGGAATTGGAAGAGGCAGTAGACGCAGCGGAAATGGAGCTCGGTACAGGTCCAGGCGGGGATGGGAGTGGAGGGAAGCAAGGAGCGAAAGGGGAAGCgaaagaatgggaaaaAAGACGTGAAACTTCGGTTGTCCGACGGGGAATGATGAAAT TCTTCGTATGGGGCTGGGAACGAGGCCTCTCTccattctccatcctccgcaCAGCCGGTCCCCTCGGTCCCCTGTGGGTAGGCAAATACAGCTCTCGCCGATTCGCAAAACagacagaagaggatgtaAGGGATTTACATGCGTACATCTATGGGACGAGCGTGATGAAGGGGAGTGGAGAGTATTGTATTT CACATATACTCGCTCCCGGAGCATACGCGAGGATCCCCATCTTGGACCGTATCGACCGCCTCAAAATCCCAGTCACATTCATGT ACGGCGACAATGACTGGATGGACGTACAAGGCGGCCGGGATTCCGCTACCGCACTGGCCAAAGCGGGCAACTCTAATTGTTCTGTCCACGTCGTACCCGAGGCAGGGCATCATCTTTATCTGGATAACCCCGAAGTAAGCAATCGATTGTTGGATGAAGCTATTAGGGCTGTACCAAAGGCGTTTTAA
- a CDS encoding glutathione peroxidase: MTFFDSIASKFGYESLPGDIATKSFYDLKAKLPGSKGDLDFSTLKGKVVLIVNTASKCGFTPQYNGLEELHKTYGDKGLVVLGFPSNEFGGQEPGSDDDIAQFCTLNHGVTFPLMKKSEVNGKNMNEVFAWLKSQKGENVGGLAGTTAIKWNFTKFLVNKEGKCVGRYGSSTKPEKLKEEIEKLL; encoded by the exons ATGACATTTTTCGACAGCATCGCCTCCAAGTTTGGTTATGAATCTCTCCCAGGGGACATTGCCACCAAGAGCTTCTACGATTTGAAGGCCAAGCTGCCTGGGAGCAAAGGTGATTTGGACTTT TCTACTTTGAAAGGCAAGGTTGTCTTGATCGTCAACACTGCTTCCAAATG TGGTTTCACTCCCCAGTATAACGGCCTTGAAGAGCTTCACAAAACTTACGGAGACAAGGGTCTTGTCGTCCTTGGTTTCCCTTCCAATGAGTTTGGAGGACAAGAGCCTGGttctgatgatgatatcgccCAGTTTTGTACC CTCAACCATGGTGTCACTTTCCCTCTTATGAAGAAGTCTGAAGTGAACGGGAAGAACATGAATGAGGTCTTTGCGTGGTTGAAGTCTCAGAAGGGAGAGAACGTCGGTGGTCTTGCCGGGACTACTGCCATCAAGTG GAACTTTACCAAATTCCTTGTCAACAAGGAGGGCAAATGTGTTGGCCGATATGGTTCTTCCACCAAGCCcgagaagctcaaggaagAAATCGAGAAGCTTCTCTAA
- a CDS encoding glutathione peroxidase, variant — protein MTFFDSIASKFGYESLPGDIATKSFYDLKAKLPGSKGDLDFSTLKGKVVLIVNTASKCGFTPQYNGLEELHKTYGDKGLVVLGFPSNEFGGQEPGSDDDIAQFCTLNHGVTFPLMKKSEVNGKNMNEVFAWLKSQKGENVGGLAGTTAIKWYVLLFVSSNI, from the exons ATGACATTTTTCGACAGCATCGCCTCCAAGTTTGGTTATGAATCTCTCCCAGGGGACATTGCCACCAAGAGCTTCTACGATTTGAAGGCCAAGCTGCCTGGGAGCAAAGGTGATTTGGACTTT TCTACTTTGAAAGGCAAGGTTGTCTTGATCGTCAACACTGCTTCCAAATG TGGTTTCACTCCCCAGTATAACGGCCTTGAAGAGCTTCACAAAACTTACGGAGACAAGGGTCTTGTCGTCCTTGGTTTCCCTTCCAATGAGTTTGGAGGACAAGAGCCTGGttctgatgatgatatcgccCAGTTTTGTACC CTCAACCATGGTGTCACTTTCCCTCTTATGAAGAAGTCTGAAGTGAACGGGAAGAACATGAATGAGGTCTTTGCGTGGTTGAAGTCTCAGAAGGGAGAGAACGTCGGTGGTCTTGCCGGGACTACTGCCATCAAGTGGTACGTCCTCCTTTTTGTTTCTTCGAATATATAG
- a CDS encoding ATP-dependent RNA helicase DBP3: MSAEELAASPKLSKEEKKARKEAKKLKKAEKAAKEAAVQEGVATEEVKEEVEKKDKKEKKEKKDKKEKKDKKRKEVDQEEAESPATSTVSTEEPPKKKKKSEDAESSETPVSTATPTESETPSLSKKQQKKLAKASLAAAATTSAAAIPAPTVPTTFTAEHNTFLTSNNITLTPSLFPPLLSIRDLPINSKLQPFLNKFEKPTPIQACSWPALLRKKDVIGIAETGSGKTLAFGVPGINLLSQLPPVTGSKKGRGQVPGQIQMLVLAPTRELAQQSHEHLSAFGEQVGLKSVCIFGGVGKDGQARELSQKDARVVVGTPGRTLDLADSGELDLSSVSYLVLDEADRMLDAGFENDIRRIIAHTPGHKEGRQTVMFSATWPESVRRLASTFLNAPLRITVGSDELSANKRIEQVVEVLDNPRDKDFRLTHHLKAHLKAHPNSKASPTRILVFALYKKEAQRLEYTIRRAGYAVGALHGDMTQEARFKALEAFKTGQQNVLVATDVAARGLDIPDVGLVINVTFPLTTEDFVHRCGRTGRAGKTGKAVTFFTGENHEKSLAGEFMRVLRDVGAEIPKEMDRFPTTIKKKEHGSYGAFYKDTANAPAPTKITFD, translated from the exons ATGTCTGCCGAAGAGCTCGCTGCCAGCCCCAAAttgagcaaggaagagaaaaaggcaCGTaaggaggcgaagaagctcaagaaggctgagaagGCTGCCAAGGAGGCTGCTGTCCAGGAAGGTGTTGCGACCGAGGaagtgaaggaggaggtcgaaaagaaggacaagaaggagaagaaggagaagaaggacaaaaaagagaagaaggacaagaagaggaaagaggttgatcaggaagaagccgagAGTCCCGCTACCTCTACTGTTTCTACCGAAGAGCcacccaagaagaaaaagaagtcCGAGGACGCAGAATCTTCCGAGACACCTGTTTCAACCGCAACTCCCACAGAGTCTGAAAccccctctctctccaagAAGCAGCAAAAGAAACTTGCCAAAGCGTCTCTCGCCGCCGCTGCAACCacctccgccgccgccatcCCCGCCCCTACTGTCCCCACTACATTCACCGCGGAACACAACACCTTTCTCACCTCGAATAAcatcaccctcaccccttccctcttccctcctcttctttccatccgtGACTTGCCAATCAACTCCAAACTCCAACCTTTCCTCAACAAATTCGAGAAACCGACTCCTATCCAAGCATGTTCATGGCCTGCATTGTTGCGTAAGAAGGATGTGATCGGTATCGCTGAGACTGGATCGGGTAAGACCTTGGCGTTTGGTGTTCCTGGGAtcaaccttctctcccaGCTGCCGCCTGTGACAGGCTCTaaaaaaggaaggggtCAAGTACCAGGGCAGATCCAGATGCTCGTTCTCGCTCCCACGAGAGAGTTGGCGCAACAATCACACGAGCATCTTTCGGCGTTTGGGGAGCAAGTGGGGTTGAAGAGTGTTTGTATCTTTGGTGGTGTGGGGAAAGATGGGCAGGCGAGGGAGTTGAGTCAGAAGGATGCGAGGGTGGTTGTTGGTACGCCGGGAAGGACTTTGGATCTTGCTGATTCAGGAGAGCTGGATCTTTCCAG TGTGTCTTATCTTGTGTTGGACGAAGCCGACAGGATGCTTGATGCTGGTTTCGAGAATGATATTCGCCGGATTATCGCACACACCCCTGGACACAAGGAAGGTAGACAAACTGTCATGT TCTCCGCTACCTGGCCCGAGAGCGTGAGGCGACTTGCTAGCACCTTTTTAAATGCCCCTTTGCGTATCACTGTCGGCAGCGATGAGCTTTCGGCGAACAAGAGGATCGAGCAGGTCGTTGAGGTTCTTGACAATCCTCGTGACAAGGA CTTCCGACTTACTCACCACCTCAAAGCCCATCTTAAAGCTCACCCTAATTCCAAAGCGTCCCCCACCCGTATTCTCGTCTTTGCACTGTACAAAAAAGAAGCCCAACGTCTTGAATACACCATCCGCCGAGCCGGCTACGCTGTCGGCGCTCTCCACGGCGATATGACTCAAGAAGCCCGATTTAAAGCCCTCGAAGCGTTTAAAACTGGTCAGCAAAATGTCTTGGTCGCTACAGACGTCGCCGCGCGAGGTTTGGATATCCCTGATGTCGGGTTGGTCATCAATGTGACTTTCCCCCTGACGACGGAGGACTTTGTGCATAGATGTGGACGTACGGGTCGAGCGGGCAAGACGGGAAAGGCGGTGACGTTCTTCACGGGCGAAAACCATGAGAAATCTTTGGCGGGTGAGTTTATGAGGGTATTGAGGGATGTTGGTGCGGAAATTCCCAAGGAGATGGACAGATTCCCTACTAcaatcaagaagaagg AACATGGATCATACGGCGCTTTCTACAAGGACACTGCGAACGCACCTGCGCCAACCAAGATCACCTTTGACTAA
- a CDS encoding calnexin, producing MRPQNVAGVAGTGALIMAAGALADQTVFHPTSLTAPFIEQFIESIPDSRWTVSRATKQTPVGDEIFSYVGQWEVEEPEVYPGIPGDKGLVLKTKAAHHAISTLFTEPIDPKGKSLVVQYEVKLQKGLECGGAYIKLLTDQQDEGLRAGEDYTDKTPFTIMFGPDKCGSTNKVHFIFRHKNPLTGEWEEKHLKNPPSPKITKTTALYTLITNPDQTFEILINDESVRKGSLLEDFDPAVNPPKEIDDPEDFKPETWVDEAEIEDITATKPDDWDEDAPMMITDTAAVKPVDWLEEEPETIPDPEAEKPEEWDDEEDGDWIPPMVPNPKCEDVSGCGPWTAPKIRNPDYKGKWTVPRIPNPDYKGPWAPRKIANPAFFEDLHPSDFTKIGGVGIELWTMTEDILFDNLYIGHDAAQAKKFAEETYHVKKPIEKEAEGSNEDELEEPSSLVEKVQLKVYEFLHLATFDIAQAIKQMPEVAAGLAAAVFTLLGMLLALFGFIGSAPTKVKQTTVKTKAVAPVAPAGEEEKKALDQAGVEIPAEGSKKRVTRSTKE from the exons ATGCGTCCCCAGAACGTCGCTGGAGTAGCTGGTACCGGCGCCCTCATCATGGCCGCTGGCGCTCTTGCAGACCAGACTGTCTTCCAC CCCACCTCTCTTACCGCGCCCTTCATCGAGCAATTCATCGAGTCTATCCCTGACTCTCGATGGACTGTCTCTCGAGCTACCAAACAGACCCCCGTCGGCGACGAGATCTTCTCTTATGTCGGTCAGtgggaggttgaggaacCCGAGGTTTACCCCGGTATCCCTGGTGACAAGGGCCTCGTTTTGA AAACCAAGGCTGCTCACCATGCCATCTCTACTCTCTTCACCGAACCCATTGACCCCAAGGGCAAGTCCCTCGTCGTTCAGTACGAGGTCAAGCTCCAAAAAGGTCTCGAGTGCGGTGGTGCCTATATCAAGTTGTTGACCGACCAACAAGACGAAGGACTTCGTGCTGGTGAGGATTACACTGACAAG AcccccttcaccatcatgTTCGGCCCCGACAAGTGTGGTTCCACGAACAAGGTTCATTTCATTTTCCGACACAAGAACCCCCTTACCGgtgaatgggaagagaagcatTTGAAGaaccctccttcccccaaGATCACCAAGACCACTGCTCTTTACACCTTGATCACCAA CCCTGACCAGACCTTTGAGATCCTCATCAACGATGAGTCCGTCAGGAAGGGTAGCTTGTTGGAGGATTTTGACCCTGCGGTCAATCCCCCcaaggagattgatgatCCCGAGGATTTCAAGCCTGAGACTTGGGTCGATGAGGCTGAAATTGAAGACATCACTGCTACTAAGCCTGACGACTGGGATGAGGATGCTCCCATGATGATCACTGATACCGCCGCCGTCAAGCCCGTGGATTGGCTTGAGGAGGAGCCCGAGACCATTCCTGACCCCGAGGCTGAGAAGCCTGAAGAGTGGGAT gacgaggaagatggtgatTGGATCCCTCCTATGGTCCCCAACCCTAAGTGTGAGGACGTTTCCGGCTGTGGTCCTTGGACCGCTCCTAAGATCAGGAACCCCGACTACAAG GGCAAATGGACTGTCCCCAGGATCCCTAACCCCGACTACAAGGGCCCCTGGGCTCCTCGAAAGATTGCCAATCCCGCTTTCTTTGAGGACCTTCACCCCTCTGACTTTACCAAGATTGGCGGTGTCGGTATCGAGCTTTGGACCATGACTGAAGACATCCTGT TCGACAACTTGTATATTGGCCATGACGCTGCTCAGGCCAAGAAATTTGCTGAGGAGACTTACCACGTCAAGAAGCCtatcgagaaggaggctgaGGGCTCTAACGAGGATGAATTGGAggagccttcttctcttgttGAGAAGGTCCAGCTCAAGGTTTACGAGTTCCTTC ATCTCGCCACTTTTGACATTGCCCAAGCCATCAAGCAAATGCCCGAGGTTGCCGCCGGTCTCGCCGCTGCCGTCTTCACTCTCCTTGGTATGCTTCTCGCCCTCTTTGGCTTTATTGGTTCCGCTCCTACCAAGGTCAAGCAGACTACCGTGAAGACCAAGGCTGTGGCCCCTGTTGCTCCCGCgggtgaggaggagaagaaggctctCGACCAGGCTGGTGTTGAGATTCCTGCTGAAGgctcgaagaagagggttACTAGGTCTACAAAAGAGTAA